Genomic segment of Rhodococcus rhodochrous:
TGCCCCGGGGGAGCGGGCGCTCGTCGGCACCGGCATCGCTGTCGCGCTGCCCGTGGGCACGGTCGGCCTGATCCACCCCCGTTCGGGCCTCGCCGCCAAGTTCGGCCTGTCCGTCGTGAACACTCCCGGGACGGTCGACGCGGGCTACCGTGGAGAGATCAAGGTGTGCCTGATCAACCACGACACCGAGCGCGCCGTCGAACTCCGCCGAGGCGACCGCATCGCGCAGCTGCTCGTCCAGCGTGTCGAACTCGTCGACTTCGTCGAAGTGGACGAGCTCGACGACACCGCGCGGGGCAGCGGCGGATACGGATCGAGCGGCGGGCACGCCGGCCTCGTGAAGGAGGGTTCCTGACATGTTCGGACGACGCCGCAAGGACCGCGGGTCGAACGTCGAGACGACCGACGCGGCATCCGCCGGCGACCTCGGCGCGTACGACGGGCCCTCCGACGAGGACTACGACGAATACGCCACCGGAAGTGCGGCCGATTCCGGCCCGTACGACATCGACGAGGTCGACGAGGAGACGGTGACCGATTCCCGTCTGGACCTGGGGTCCGTGCTCGTCCCGCTGCCGGCCGGTGGCCAGATCCAGGTCGAGATGGCACCGAACGGGACGCCGCAGAACGTCCACCTTGTGACCCAGTTCGGGCGCATCACGGTCTCCGCATACGCCGCACCGAAGTCGCCGGGACAGTGGCGCGAGGTCGCGGCCGAGCTCGCAGAGACGCTGCGCAACGACAACGCCGAGGTCAGCATCGAATCGGGGCCCTGGGGGCGTGAACTCCACGGCAGGACTCCGAACGCCGATCTCCGGTTCATCGGTGTCGACGGCTTCCGCTGGATGATCCGCTGTGTCGTCGCGGCGCCATCCGGGAACGCCGGAGCCGACTCCGAACTCGTCCGGATCGCGCGGTCGGTGATCTCCGGTACCGTCGTCCGCCGCGGATCCGAGCCCCATCCGGTCCGTACGCCGCTGCCGATCGTGCTGCCCGAGGCACTCACCCGCCAGCTCGTCGCGGCGCAGCAGCAACAGGCCGCCGCTCAGCAGCAGGGCGCGGTTCCGGCGCAACCCGCTCCGCGGACGGCTCCGCCGGCGCAGCCCGCCCAACCGACGCAGCAGCAGGTCCCGCCCACCCAGCCGAGCCCGCCGCCGCGCCGGGGCGAATCCGGTTCGGCGATGCAGCAACTCGGCTTCTGAGGCCGATTCCGATCATCGTTTCGGGACGGGGGCGATCCTGTCGAGCGCGGTGAGGCACAGCCTCCCGAGCACGGAGGGATCGTCCCCGACCTGTCCGAGCGTCACCGTCGCGAGTTCCGCGTGCGGGATCTCCCGCGCCCATTGCTGCCCCACCTCGAGCGGATGGACCGCGTCGTCCACCGCGGCCGCGATACCGACCGGCACGGTCACCGATCGCAGTTCTTCGACGTCGAGTGCTCGGTACTGTGCGGCCTCGTCCAGCGCGGACGGGAGATCGGGCCACTGTGCGCTCCACGAGCGCGTCAACTCCCGTGCGAGCCAGGGCGGACTCGATGCCGTCATCGCAGCGGTGACCGCGGCGAGCCCGTGTTCGCGCAGCTCGGAGGCCGTCCACCGCGCGCTCGCGGCGGCCGGCGCCTCTCGCGGATCGCCGGTCCACGCAGGTAGGGCCGCGAGGACGCCGACGACCCGATCCGGATTGTCGAATGCCCACCTCAGGGCGACGGCCGCTCCGATCGACACCCCTCCCACGAGGATCGGTCCGTTTCCGGCCGCGTCGTCGAGTGCGGCGAGATAGCTCGCCACCACACCTCGCGGATCCGGATCGACGGCGATCGGGGTGATGCCCCGCCGTCGGAGTTCGGCGCCGAACGCCTTGTCGGCGAAGCATGCGTCCGAACCCGTGCCGGGAAGCACGACCGCGGTGCCGGCGGTCGGAGTGACCGGGGATGCGCTGTGGGACATGCGGACGATCCTGCCCCATCGGGCCCCGGAGACCGCGCTCACCTGCCCGCACAGCAGGACGAACGACAGCTGCACGCCTGTGTGCATCGTGCAACTTGTATCCGGCGAGAATGCGTCTACAGTGGCGGTCGAAGAAGAGTCCGGTGGCACGTGATCCGTGCCCCTTCCGTACAGGAGCGTGTTATGGCTTCCCCGGCCGGCTACCTGCGTCGGCTCACACGGCGGCTCACCGAGGACATCGAAGAACTCGATGCCGAGGAGATGGCCGAATCCTCGCACTCCACGGGCGCCCTACCCGTCGTCGAATGCGCCCGCGGTCAGGAAGTGACCATGTACGGACGTCTTCGCAGTGTCGAGTCGTGTTCGCGTGCTGCTGCCGCCGTCGTCGAGGCGGAGTTCTTCGACGGCACCGATTCGATCCAGCTCGTGTGGATCGGTCGTCGGCGCATCCCGGGGATCGAACCCGGGCGTACGTTGACGGTCCGCGGTCGTGTCGGCGAGCGCGGCGGACGCAAGGTGATCTACAACCCCTACTACGAGTTGCGCGAGCCCGCCTGACCCTGGCGAGCGCGAGGGGTACCCCTGGTGCATGCAGGGTCTCGTACCCCTGTGCCGGATGTGGCAGGCTCGTAGGAGTGAGCGACACCAACCAGCAGACGATGCTCGAACAACTCGGTGGGATCAGCGGGTTGATCTATTCGACGCTGCCGGTGCTGGTGTTCGTCCCCGTCAACAGCCTGTGGGGTCTCACCGTCGCCATCTGGTCCGCGCTGGGCGTCGCCCTCGCGGTCCTCGTATGGCGTCTGATCCAGCGCACCCCGATCCAGCCCGCGATCTCGGGCTTCTTCGGTGTCGCCCTGTGTGCCTTCATCGCTCATCGCACCGGCGACGCGAAGGGATACTTCCTCTTCGGGATCTACGCGAGCCTGGTCTACGGGGGCGCTTTCCTGGTGTCCGTGCTCGTCCGCAGACCGCTCGTGGGTGTGATCTGGGGGATGCTCAACGGCCAGGGATCGCGGTGGCGCTCGCATCCCACCGCGGTACGCGCATACGACGTCGCGACCCTCGCGTGGACCCTGGTCTTCCTCGGCCGCTATCTCGTGCAGAACCACCTCTACGACGAGGACCGCACCGGCTGGCTCGCGGTGGCGCGGATCGGTATGGGCTGGCCGCTGACCGCGCTTGCCCTGCTCGTGACACTCTGGGCGGTCCGGCGCGCCGACCGCATCGTCGAACCCCCGCCTGCGGCGACGGCCGACGACGCATCGGTCGACGACGCACCTACCGATGATCCTGGGGCGGACGAGGCGCGGTCCGAAAAACCCCGCGACGAACACGGCGCGCACGACGAGCAGCGATTCCCCGGTCGGCACAGACTCCACGACTAGTCGGTACAAGCTCTGCGACCAGTAGGTACTGCCTCCGCGACTAGCGGTTCACCGCCTGCCGGAGATCGTCCTCGACGTCCTCCGCCGTGACGAACAGCAGTTCGTCCCCGCCCTCGAGCGGATCGTCCGGCTGCGGGACGATCACACGCCCGCCGCGCAGGATCGCCACCAGCGTCGTATCGCGCGGCAGTTCCAGTTTCCGAACCGGTTTCCCGGCGAGAGCGGTGGTGTCGCGCAGAGTGATCTCCACCAGGTTCGCACCCTTGCGGAGCGTCATCAGCCGCACCAGATCGCCCACGGTGACGGCCTCCTCGACGAGCGCTGCGAGCATGCGCGGCGTGGACACCGCGACGTCCACACCCCACGATTCGTCGAACAACCACTCGTTGCGGGGATCGTTGACGCGGGCCACGACCCGCGGGACACCGAACTCGGTGGTCGCCAGCAGACTGAGGACCAGATTGGCCTTGTCGTCGCCCGTCGCCGCGATCACGACGTCGTACTGCTCGAGTCCGGTGGATTCGAGCGAGCTGAGTTCGCAGGCGTCGGCGTGGACCCACGTCGCGTCCGGCACGGACTCGGGTTCGACGTGGTCGAGCTTGCGTTCGATGAGCATCACCTCGTGGGCGTTGCGCAGCAGTTCCCGCGCTATCGAGCGCCCCACCGCGCCGGCGCCGGCGATCGCCACCTTCATGTGGGCTTCCTCTCGGGTGGACGGGTCAGTTCTCGTCGACCGGCGGGTTCTCGGCGCGCGTGATCGCCTCCGAGACCGAACCGGACACGGCCGCGATGTAGACGGAATCGTCGGCCTGCAGCACGGTCCTGCGGTCGGGCAGCAGCCCGGTGCCGAACCGGATCAGGAACGCGACGCGCGAACCCGTGGCCTCCTCGAGGTCGGTGACGCGTCGTCCGACCCATCCCTCGTGCACGTTCACCTCGGCGATGGCGACGGATCCGGTGGGGTCGCGCCAGCGGGCGGTCTCGCTGTCGTGCGTGAGCGCATGCAGGAAACGGTCGGTGGTCCACGGCACGGTCGCCACGGTGGGGATGCCGAGCCGCTCGTACGCCGCGGCCCGCTTGGCGTCGTAGATCCTCGCGACGACGCGTTCGACGCCGAAGGTCTCGCGGGCCACGCGCGTCGAGATGATGTTCGAGTTGTCGCCGGACGAGACCGCCGCGAAGGCGTCGGCTCGTTCGATGCCGGCGGAGATCAGAACTTCGCGGTCGAAGCCCATGCCGAGCACGGTGTGCCCGGGGAAATCGGGACCGAGTCGTCCGAACGCGCTCTCGTCGCGGTCGATGACCGCGACCTCGTGACCGAGCCGGACGAGAGCGGTGGCCACCGCCGAACCGACCCGACCGCACCCCATCACCACCACGTACACCCGTGGACTCCGTTCCGGTCGATCTTTCCGAGACGGACCGCAGCGGACCGCCGATCCGAACGGTACCGCGTGACGATCTTCGACAGGTCGTGACCCGGCCGAGGGGTACTTCGGGGCCGGAACCGCATAGGCTTTGCGCGTGTCCAAGCTTTCCACCGCGGCTAAGCGGCTCGTGCTGGGTCGTCCCTTCCGCAGCGACACTCTCGGGCACGAGTTGCTGCCCAAGCGCACCGCACTGCCCGTCTTCGCCTCCGACGCGCTGTCGTCGGTCGCCTACGCACCCGAGGAGATCTTCCTCGTCCTCTCCGTTGCGGGGCTGTCCGCTTATGCCTTCTCCCCGTGGATCGGTCTCGCGGTCGCCTTCGTGCTCGTGATCGTGATCGCCGGTTACCGCCAGACCGTGCGCGCCTATCCGTCCGGCGGTGGCGACTACGAGGTGGCCACGAAGAATCTCGGCCCCACTGCAGGACTGACCGTGGGCAGTGCGCTGCTCGTCGACTACGTCCTGACGGTCGCGGTGTCGCTGTCGTCCGCGGCGGCGACGGTCGGATCGGCCGTCCCGTTCGTCGCCCGGCACAAGGTGCTCTTCGTCGTCGTCGCGATCGCGTTGCTGACCGCGGTGAACCTGCGCGGGCTCCGGCGCGCCGGCCGGGCGTTCGCCGTCCTCACCTACACATTCGTGGGCTGCATGCTGGTGATGCTCGGGGCCGGACTGTTCCGGATCTTCGTCCTGGGCGACGATCTGCGTGCGGAGTCGGCGGACTTCGAACTCGTCGCCGAGCAGACGGATCTGACCGCGCTCGCTTTCGTCCTCCTGCTCGCGCGCGCCTTCTCGTCCGGTTGCGCGGCGCTGACGGGTGTCGAGGCGATCAGTACGGGTGTGCCGGCCTTCCGGAAGCCGAAGGCGCGCAATGCCGCGACGACCCTGCTGGTGCTCGGCGGTATCGCCGTCACGTTGTTCCTCGGGGTGGTCTTCCTCGCCGAGCGGCTCGGTGTGGTGGTGGCCGAGCATCCCGCCACCCAGCTGCGGGGTGCACCCGAGGGCTACGAGCAGAAGACGCTGCTCTCCCAGTTGGCGCACACCGTCTTCGACGGGGTGCCGGTCGCGTTCGTGCTGATCACGATCGTCACCGCCGTGATCCTCGTGCTCGCCGCCAACACGGCCTTCAACGGATTCCCGGTGCTCGGTTCGGTTCTCGCGCAGAACCGCTACCTGCCGCGTCAGTTCCACACCCGCGGCGACCGGCTCGCCTTCAGCAACGGCATCCTCTTCCTCGCCGGGATCGCCATCGTCTTCGTGTGGGTCTTCGAGGCCGAGGTCACCCGGCTCATCCAGTTGTACATCGTGGGTGTGTTCGTCGCGTTCAGCCTGGGGCAGGCCGGCATGGTGCGTCACTGGACGCGGGAACTGGGCACGGAGACGGATCCGTCGGCGCGGGGCCGCATGGTGCGGTCGCGGTGGATCAACGGCGTCGGATGCGTCTCCACGTCGGTGGTGCTGCTGGTCGTGCTGACGGGCAAGTTCGCCGCCGGGGCGTGGATCGCGGTGGTGACCATGATCGTCGCGTTCGTGCTCATGAAGGCGATCCGGCACCACTACGACACGGTCGCTGCGGAACTCGAGAGGGCGGACTGGGACGGTGTGCTGCCCAGCCGCACCCATTCGATCGTGCTCGTCTCGACCCTGCACCTGCCCACGATGCGCGCCCTCGCCTACGCCCGGGCGACCCGCCCCGACACCCTCGAGGCGATCACCGTGAACGTCGACGACGAGAGCACGCGGCGTCTCGTACTCGAGTGGGAGAAGAGTGATCTGACCGTGCCGTTGAAGGTCGTCGAGTCGCCCTACCGGGAGATCACGCGGCCCGTCCTCGACTACGTCCGTCGCGTGCGGCGCGATTCTCCCCGCGACGTCGTGACCGTCTTCATCCCCGAATACGTGGTGGGGCACTGGTGGGAGCAACTGCTCCACAACCAGAGTGCCCTGCGGCTCAAGAGCCGGCTCCTCTTCCAGCCGGGGGTGATGGTGACGAGCGTGCCCTGGCAGCTGCGCTCGTCCGCGGACGCCGGCGCGGTGGGGCGGGCCACCCCGAACGGACAGGATCGACAGTTCGACAACGAGGAGGAACCGCGGTGAATCGTCAGGCACACCCGCGCACGGATTGGTCCGGCCGGAGGATCGAGGTGGTCCTCGGCAACCCCGCCCACGGTGGTGCGTGTGTCGCGCGGTTCGAGGGACGCGTCGTGTTCGTGCGGCACGGACTGCCGGGGGAGCGGGTCTTCGCTCGCGTGACCGAGGACCGGGGCGGGTCGTTCTGCTTCGCCGACGTGGAGGACGTGCTCGAGGCGTCCGAGGACCGCGTCGATCGGGTGTGCCCGATCTCCGGTCCGGGAGGAGCGGGTTGCTGCGACCTCTCGCACATGACCGTCGAGGCGCAACGCCGGTTCACGGGTGCGGTGGTGGCCGAGCAACTGCGCCGGCTCGGTGGGGTGGACCGGGAGGTGACCGTCGAGGAGGTGCCGGGTGGTGCGTCCAACGGCACCCTGTGGCGCACCCGGGTCCGGCTCGCGGTGGACGTGGTGGGGAACCCGGGATACCGCCGGTATCGCAGCAACGAGGTCGTCCCGGAACTGGCGTGCCCGCAGATCGATCCGCACGCCTACGTCGGTCTCGCCGATCGTGTGTGGCAGCCCGGAGCGGAGCTGCAGGTCGTGCTCGACGCGGACGGCCGCCGGCACGTGGTGGAGATCGCACCTCCCGTTCTCTCGGGTGGTGCCCGACGGCAGGGCCGGCGTGGCGCTGCGTCGCGTCGGGCGGCGGTGAACGCGCCCCGGCCGGAGAAGGTGATCGAAGGCCCGGGACGTGTGGTCGAGCGGGTCGGCGAGCGCGAATGGCGGTTGGCGCCGACCGGTTTCTGGCAGGCCCATCGCGGCGCTGCGTCGACCTATTCGGCGGCGGTGGCCGACTGGGCGCAGGCATCGGAAGGCGCGACGGCGTGGGATCTGTACGGCGGAGTGGGGGTCTTCGCGGCCGTGCTCGCCGAGCAGGTCGGTCCGTCCGGTCGGGTGGTGTCGGTGGAGTCGTCGAAGACCGCCGTCGACGACGGGATCGAGGCGCTCGCCGACCTCGGTCAGGTGTCCTTCCGTCACGGGCGCGTGGAGCGGGTGATCCCCGATCTGCCGGCTCCCGAGGTGGTCGTCCTCGACCCGCCCCGCGCGGGGGCGGGCAGGGACGTGGTGGCCGCCGTGGCCGCAGCGGGACCGCGCCGGATCGTCCATGTGGGCTGCGATCCCGCGTCCTTCGGCCGTGATGTGGGTCTGTACCGGGATCACGGATTCGAGTTGGCGGACGTCCGGGCCTTCGCGGCGTTCCCCTCCACCCATCACGTGGAATGCATCGGTCTGTTCACCCGTTGAACCGGTTCCCGTCGCACCTCTCGGGGGGTGTGACGGGGATCGCATCCGGGTGGTCGGTGTGACATGAGAAAGAGATTGCTTGTAGTACGCAACTAATCTGTATAGTTGCATGACGTAATCAATTAGTTCATTCCGACGGAGGTTCGCTGTGCCGGAAAAGGCTCAGGCCCACGAACTCGCCGACGCCATCTTCATGTTCGGTCGCACGCTGCGTGGTGCACTCGTGCACCACGACACCGATGTGCTTCCTTCCGCGCTCGTCGCGGTGCTGTTCGTGCTCGCGCGGATGGGGGAGTGCCGCCCCAGCGAGCTCGCCGTCGAAATGTGCGTCAGCCAGTCGTCGTTGAGCAGACAGATCGCCGAACTCGTCGAGCGCGGCCTCGTGGATCGACATCCCGATCCCGACGATCGTCGCGCTCACCGGGTGAGTTGTTCGGTCGCGGGTATCGAGATCCTCGAACTCGTGAAGAAGCGCCGGACCGAACGGCTCTCCGCAGAACTCGCGGACTGGCACGAGGACGAGATCGCGGGCGCCATCACGACGCTCGAACGTCTCACCTCGTCCCTGGCTCCGCTCGTCATCGATACTCGAAGGACCAATTCATGACCACAGTCTCCGGATCGGGAGCGCAGCCGGATGCTCCGGCAGCCGAGGAGCAGATGACGCACCGCGAGATCCTCGTCGTGCTGTCGGGCCTCCTCGCGGCTCTCTTCACGGCGCTGCTGAGCAGCACCATCGTCTCGACCGCTCTGCCGACGATCATCGCGGATCTGAACGGCACCCAGACCCAGTACGCCTGGGTCATCACCACGGCGCTGCTCGCGAACGCCGCGTCGACGCCCATCTGGGGCAAGTTCGCCGACCTGTTCAACAAGAAGCTGCTCGTCCAGCTCGGGATCCTGGTCTTCGTGATCGGCTCGGTGCTGGCCGGTATCGCGCACAACGTGCCGGTCCTGCTCGCCGCCCGCGTGATCCAGGGCATCGGCATGGGCGGTCTGACCGCTCTCGTCGTCGCGATCATCGGCAGCATCATCCCGCCCCGTCAGCGTGGCCGGTACTCCGGTTACATGGGCGCCGTCATGGCCGTCGCGATGTCGGGCGGACCCGTGCTCGGTGGTGTCATCGTCGACCTCCTCGGCTGGCGCTGGTGCTTCTACGTCTGCGTGCCGATCGCGGTCGTCGCGCTGATCCTGCTGCAGCGCACGCTGCACGTCGCGACCGTCCGCAAGGAGAACGTGAGCATCGACTGGTTCGGTGCCACGCTCATCACCGCTGCCGTGAGTGTCCTGCTCGTCTGGGTCTCCTTCGCCGGTAAGGCCGACTACTACGAGTGGTTCTCGGTCGAGTCCGCCCTCTACGTCGGTGCCGGCATCGTCCTGCTCGTCGCGACGCTGATCGTCGAGTCCAAGGTCGCCGATCCGATCATCCCGCTGAAGATCGTCACCGAACGCACCACCGGCCTCGCGATCATCGCGTCCGTGGCAGTCGGTATCGGCCTGTTCGGTGCCACCACCTTCCTCGGTCAGTACTTCCAGACCTCGCGGGCCTACAGCCCGACGGTCGCCGGTCTGCTCACCATCCCGATGGTCGCCGGCACGCTCGTCTCGTCGATGCTCTCCGGTCAGCTCATCACGCGCTTCGGCAAGTGGAAGGGCTTCCTGATCGGCGGCGCGATCCTGCAGATGGTCGGCTTCGGCCTGCTCGGCACCGTCGACCACCTCACCTCGCTCACGCTGATCAGCGTGTACATCGCGATCGTGGGGCTGGGCACCGGCATGCTGATGCAGAACCTCGTCCTCGCCGTGCAGAACACCGTCAGCGTGCGCAACATCGGCGCCGCGAGCAGCTCGGTCGCCTTCTTCCGTACCTTCGGCGGCGCGATCGGTGTGTCGGTGCTCGGTTCGATCCTCGCGTCCCGTGTCGCGACGATCTCCGCCGACGGCCTCGCGAAGCTCGGTGTCGACACCTCCGGCGGTGGATCGGGCGGAACCCTCGACTTCTCCCAGCTTCCCGAACCGGTGGCGGAAGTCATCCGTGCCGCCTACGGCGACGCGACGGCGACGCTCTTCCTCGTAGCGGCGGCGTTCGCGGTCGTTACCCTGGTGGCAGTGGTGCTGATTCCGAACCAGGCGTTGCGCACCACCATCGACCTCGTCGAGGAGAAGTCGCCGGCCGATCGCGCCGACATCTCCTCGTGAGGGTGACCTCGCTCACCGGCGGACGATCCGTCCGCCGGTGACCAGGAGATCACGCGGAAGCGAGTCGGTGGCGGGAGACGCTCCGTTCCTGCGCTCCGTAGACTGAGGAAATCACTCGCGCGACGAGCGTGAGCCACGAGCCGGAGGGAGCTGTTCCAGTTGGGTGTTCTGTCCCGCATCCAGTCGCCCGACGATCTACGTCGACTCTCCCCTGTGGAGCTCACCGAGCTCGCGGGGGAGATTCGGGAATTCCTGGTCGAGAAGGTCGCGGCGACCGGCGGTCACCTCGGGCCCAATCTCGGCGTCGTCGAGCTGACCATTGCTCTGCACCGAGTGTTCGATTCGCCACGCGATCCGATCCTCTTCGACACCGGTCACCAGGCCTACGTCCACAAGATCCTCACCGGTCGTCGCGACGAGTTCGACAGCCTCCGGCAGAAGGGTGGGTTGTCCGGCTACCCGTGCCGCGCGGAGAGCGAACACGACTGGATCGAGTCGTCGCACGCCTCGGCCGCCCTGTCGTACGCCGACGGGCTCGCCAAGGCCTATTCGCTGTCCGGGCAGTCCGATCGGACCGTGGTGGCCGTGGTGGGCGACGGCGCGCTGACCGGCGGTATGTGCTGGGAGGCGCTCAACAACATCGCCGCCGGGCAGAACCGCTCGATGGTGATCGTGGTCAACGACAACGGCCGCTCCTACGCGCCCACGATCGGTGGTCTCGCCGAGCACCTCGCGGCGCTGCGTCTCAAGCCCGGCTACGAGAAGGTGCTCGACAACAGTCGGCGCATCGTCAAGCGGATCCCCTGGATCGGCTCGGCGGCCTACTCGGTGCTGCACGGCATGAAGGCCGGCGTGAAGGATGCGGTGAGCCCCCAGGTGCTCTTCACCGATCTGGGCATCAAGTACCTCGGACCGGTCGACGGGCACGACGAGCAGGCGATGGAATCGGCTCTGCGTCGCGCGAAGGCGTACGGCGGCCCCGTCCTGGTCCACGCCGTCACCCGCAAGGGAGCCGGCTACGCGCCCGCCGAGAACCACCTCGCCGATCAGATGCACGCCACGGGCGTGATGGATCCGCGCACGGGTCGCGCGAAGTCCGCCTCCGCCCCCGACTGGACGTCGGTCTTCTCCGACGAACTCATCGCGCTGGGGGAGAAACGGGAGGACGTCGTGGCCATCACCGCCGCGATGCCCGGACCGACCGGCCTCGCCAAGTTCGGCGAACGGTTCCCCGACCGCACCTTCGACGTCGGCATCGCCGAACAGCACGCGGTGACCTCGGCGGCAGGTCTCGCGCTCGGCGGGATGCATCCCGTCGTCGCCGTCTACTCGACCTTCCTCAACCGGGCGTTCGACCAGCTGCTCATGGACGTCGCGCTGCTGAAGCAGCCGGTCACCGTGGTGCTCGACCGTGCGGGTGTGACGGGCTCCGACGGCGCCAGCCACAACGGCATGTGGGATCTGTCCTTGCTGGGCATCGTCCCCGGCATCCGGGTCGCCGCTCCACGCGACGGGGCGACGCTGCGCGAGGAACTCGGTGAGGCGCTCGACGTCTCCGACGGACCGACCGTCCTCCGCTTCCCCAAAGGCTCGGTGGGAGAAGACATCCCGGCGATCGAGCGTCTCGACGGCACCGTCGACGTGCTGCGGATGCCGCCATCGCGGCGCGGCGACGCACTGATCGTCGCGGTCGGCGCCTTCGCCGGTCTCGCGCTCGACGTCGCCGATCGTCTCTCCAAGCAGGGCATCGACGCTGCCGTCGTCGACCCGCGGTGGGTGTTCCCGGTGCCCGACGCGGTGGTCGACCTCGCCCGTGGCTTCCGGATCGTCGTCACGATCGAGGACAGCGGCCTCCACGGTGGTGTCGGCTCGGCGGTCTCCGCCGCGTTGCGCCGCAACGACGTCGACGTGCCCACGCGCGATCTCGGGGTGCCGCAGAAGTTCCTCGATCACGCCTCCCGCAACGAGATCCACGCCGAACTCGGTCTGACGGCCCAGGACGTGGCGCGTCAGGTCACCGGTTGGGTCGCCGGCCTGGACAGCGAACCCGAGGAACGGTCGCGCCCCTCGGCGGTCGAGCAGTCCGACCGCGAAGCGGGCTGAGTCCGGCCGGACCCAGGTACACACAGACACGAGGGGCGGTATCCGGTGATCCGGATACCGCCCCTCGCGTCTGTATCGACTAGCTCTGCATCTCCTCGAGTTCCATGCCCTTGGTCTCGGGAATCCTCGACTTGACGAAGAAGAACGACAGCAGGGCGAAGAACGCGAACAGTCCGTACAGGAACCACAGTCCGACCGCGGAGGTGAGCGGCGGGAACGCCAGCGTCACCGTGAAATTCGCGACCCAGTTGGCGGCGGTGCTGATGCCGAGGGCCACTGCGCGCATGCGGTTCGGGAACATCTCGCCGAGCATCACCCACATGATCGGGCCCCAGGTGGCAGCGAAGAAGATCACGAAGGCGTTCGCGCCGACGAGCGCGAGCGCCCCCCACGGTGCCGGCAGTTCGACGTCCTCACCGCTGCCGACCGCCTGCGAGAAGGCGATCGCGGCGAGCAACAGGCTGACGAACATGCCGATCGAACCGGTCATCAACAGCGGACGGCGGCCGATCTTGTCGACGAACAGGATCGCGACGAACGTCATGAGCACGTTGATCACGGCCGTGATCACCGACGTCGTGAACGACTGGTTCTCGGTGAAGCCCACCGACTTCCACAGGGTCGTCGAGTAGTAGAAGATCGCGTTGATACCGACGAACTGCTGGAAGACGGCCATCGTGATGCCGACCCACACCAGCGGCTGCAGACCGAAGACCGGGCCGCGGATGTCGCCGAAGGACGCCTTCGACTCCCGCCGCAGCGTCAGCCGGATCTCGCGGACACGCTCGTCGGGCCGGAGTTCGCCCGTGACGTTGGCCAGCACGGCCGCGGCCTCTTCGTCCAAGTCCTTGCCGACGAGATAGCGGGGCGACTCCGGGATCGTCAGCGCCAGTACGCCGTAGAGGACGGCGGGCGCGACGCCGACGAGGAACATCCACCGCCAGGC
This window contains:
- a CDS encoding APC family permease; the protein is MSKLSTAAKRLVLGRPFRSDTLGHELLPKRTALPVFASDALSSVAYAPEEIFLVLSVAGLSAYAFSPWIGLAVAFVLVIVIAGYRQTVRAYPSGGGDYEVATKNLGPTAGLTVGSALLVDYVLTVAVSLSSAAATVGSAVPFVARHKVLFVVVAIALLTAVNLRGLRRAGRAFAVLTYTFVGCMLVMLGAGLFRIFVLGDDLRAESADFELVAEQTDLTALAFVLLLARAFSSGCAALTGVEAISTGVPAFRKPKARNAATTLLVLGGIAVTLFLGVVFLAERLGVVVAEHPATQLRGAPEGYEQKTLLSQLAHTVFDGVPVAFVLITIVTAVILVLAANTAFNGFPVLGSVLAQNRYLPRQFHTRGDRLAFSNGILFLAGIAIVFVWVFEAEVTRLIQLYIVGVFVAFSLGQAGMVRHWTRELGTETDPSARGRMVRSRWINGVGCVSTSVVLLVVLTGKFAAGAWIAVVTMIVAFVLMKAIRHHYDTVAAELERADWDGVLPSRTHSIVLVSTLHLPTMRALAYARATRPDTLEAITVNVDDESTRRLVLEWEKSDLTVPLKVVESPYREITRPVLDYVRRVRRDSPRDVVTVFIPEYVVGHWWEQLLHNQSALRLKSRLLFQPGVMVTSVPWQLRSSADAGAVGRATPNGQDRQFDNEEEPR
- a CDS encoding DUF3710 domain-containing protein, whose product is MFGRRRKDRGSNVETTDAASAGDLGAYDGPSDEDYDEYATGSAADSGPYDIDEVDEETVTDSRLDLGSVLVPLPAGGQIQVEMAPNGTPQNVHLVTQFGRITVSAYAAPKSPGQWREVAAELAETLRNDNAEVSIESGPWGRELHGRTPNADLRFIGVDGFRWMIRCVVAAPSGNAGADSELVRIARSVISGTVVRRGSEPHPVRTPLPIVLPEALTRQLVAAQQQQAAAQQQGAVPAQPAPRTAPPAQPAQPTQQQVPPTQPSPPPRRGESGSAMQQLGF
- a CDS encoding potassium channel family protein, which gives rise to MYVVVMGCGRVGSAVATALVRLGHEVAVIDRDESAFGRLGPDFPGHTVLGMGFDREVLISAGIERADAFAAVSSGDNSNIISTRVARETFGVERVVARIYDAKRAAAYERLGIPTVATVPWTTDRFLHALTHDSETARWRDPTGSVAIAEVNVHEGWVGRRVTDLEEATGSRVAFLIRFGTGLLPDRRTVLQADDSVYIAAVSGSVSEAITRAENPPVDEN
- a CDS encoding DUF3159 domain-containing protein, with the protein product MSDTNQQTMLEQLGGISGLIYSTLPVLVFVPVNSLWGLTVAIWSALGVALAVLVWRLIQRTPIQPAISGFFGVALCAFIAHRTGDAKGYFLFGIYASLVYGGAFLVSVLVRRPLVGVIWGMLNGQGSRWRSHPTAVRAYDVATLAWTLVFLGRYLVQNHLYDEDRTGWLAVARIGMGWPLTALALLVTLWAVRRADRIVEPPPAATADDASVDDAPTDDPGADEARSEKPRDEHGAHDEQRFPGRHRLHD
- a CDS encoding potassium channel family protein; its protein translation is MKVAIAGAGAVGRSIARELLRNAHEVMLIERKLDHVEPESVPDATWVHADACELSSLESTGLEQYDVVIAATGDDKANLVLSLLATTEFGVPRVVARVNDPRNEWLFDESWGVDVAVSTPRMLAALVEEAVTVGDLVRLMTLRKGANLVEITLRDTTALAGKPVRKLELPRDTTLVAILRGGRVIVPQPDDPLEGGDELLFVTAEDVEDDLRQAVNR
- the dut gene encoding dUTP diphosphatase gives rise to the protein MTDLPPIPLRRLDPELPVPTRAHPGDAGVDLCTSVDVTLAPGERALVGTGIAVALPVGTVGLIHPRSGLAAKFGLSVVNTPGTVDAGYRGEIKVCLINHDTERAVELRRGDRIAQLLVQRVELVDFVEVDELDDTARGSGGYGSSGGHAGLVKEGS
- a CDS encoding alpha/beta fold hydrolase: MSHSASPVTPTAGTAVVLPGTGSDACFADKAFGAELRRRGITPIAVDPDPRGVVASYLAALDDAAGNGPILVGGVSIGAAVALRWAFDNPDRVVGVLAALPAWTGDPREAPAAASARWTASELREHGLAAVTAAMTASSPPWLARELTRSWSAQWPDLPSALDEAAQYRALDVEELRSVTVPVGIAAAVDDAVHPLEVGQQWAREIPHAELATVTLGQVGDDPSVLGRLCLTALDRIAPVPKR
- a CDS encoding DNA-binding protein, which codes for MASPAGYLRRLTRRLTEDIEELDAEEMAESSHSTGALPVVECARGQEVTMYGRLRSVESCSRAAAAVVEAEFFDGTDSIQLVWIGRRRIPGIEPGRTLTVRGRVGERGGRKVIYNPYYELREPA